From Anopheles funestus chromosome 3RL, idAnoFuneDA-416_04, whole genome shotgun sequence, a single genomic window includes:
- the LOC125769416 gene encoding uncharacterized protein LOC125769416: MTKMIRLPVGGDQVELSPPDLTTENGIEGENICNEIPSLRESAPKPTMKMQESSTTTTTPTELEVLDQDIQNQRRTSHRLLTANRNDTVSTTSTLSSSRSNNHGQGAGNMRNNEQMMSIASDPSSTSVICSLPLNRLETMLGMLNVMKKNHDLTTDHGSADAVSSEQDQNTSSSAGSDSTHDAPNDHNLAYKVLCLYCDRSFSSQKLMIKHTDRIHRIAKDRRSSARVLSTTLNGSDVSTCCHFCHKSKTLNLVSENLPELFRHLISVHSDRYYACEHCTLRFTNDEAREAHMEALHPSTNSGRPKSKAALKAFSHGQNCTLHHPQPIVSVVNCKAFKTTTVPPPDATEPSSMPLELSSKTMDRLVLNNSVNNSSTKGESAVQNICLRSSLRNATALAAQKDTESGKSKTKAFKKSERLLRRNSEPMLLSRLGITQHRLPRQSRRLLAAASTNANASLLSSDTLSASSTLATTSMTASCLSKFTTKKKGLMLSNDEVQPVQNCYNKITKLKTIRSTLSTTSMAPVVDETTIETIQDSGKASGKGSDGTANGGTAVTSTGPISDLTGGLNNRGAMNNSSLTANSIWGSSSTGGISSNVSNGNTPMPAASSGVFDEDFYETVTRNVKNNLSCHLDGKLEAPTPCAPSPMSPVSVVPAVRSTVVKSPISTDSKIHEATNLPAVSVMFPTLLTVEQYGTDMKPTTNTAAVASVASTSSVKTKKPVTKNSWKWKWDFVKKYKYVNENGRIVKKIKQPTIGLRDLSKLDMWTQLTMRTKHELFQHGRSSIDDQRQEHASSASHSTAKAEPLVIAEVGATLRHEKRAMVEQLDHILDARLLPHIDLEQNDQRIIKIEPSEELITKEETMNSSTELMDDKDVISVPPVQCSALVPWSNHSNTHNMNKNSDFLNNLQLIQLNRHYQHSPVVLSGEWARPRCYICYGCGAKFNSLKQVEEHRIFRHPHVHSTFYEIVGRELIEKRLYKHFFIPVIALMMHRMHCMRLGNPERIMNSAMMHGMNPQHAGVCRITVGEIKNEDSSSNEATSFSTSTSASSSSSSRHSTNTTVTTLMDTCSDAMNVLTQCSALAIDEDDEGNSVGPVICSKCQKECQNQILLYAHILHCSNDYVWLQAKKRMKYRRAKRRRGGNRSGASCAPTILTIPRMVQPQQNVVEKMESTGYVSLSSSVDETHGLNGVVASNTSLNSTNLSSNLSTSSDSTCGSSLTSNNSSVNSNDLSKVKSSQKVRRSPKPKENDSKY, encoded by the exons ATG ACTAAAATGATACGCTTACCAGTTGGCGGCGATCAGGTTGAACTTTCGCCACCGGATTTAACCACTGAAAATGGCATCGAGGGAGAGAACATATGTAATGAGATTCCGAGTCTTCGAGAAAGCGCTCCGAAACCCACCATGAAGATGCAAGAATCCTCCACTACAACAACAACGCCAACGGAACTGGAAGTATTAGATCAGGATATCCAAAATCAACGCAGGACATCGCACCGGCTGTTGACAGCGAATCGAAATGACACCGTTAGCACTACTTCCACGTTGTCATCGTCACGGTCAAACAACCATGGCCAGGGTGCGGGCAATATGCGGAACAATGAACAAATGATGTCGATAGCAAGTGATCCTTCGAGCACTAGCGTCATTTGCAGCTTGCCTCTCAACCGATTGGAAACCATGTTGGGAATGCTTAACGTAATGAAGAAAAACCACGATCTTACTACTGACCATGGGTCCGCAGATGCGGTGTCAAGTGAACAAGATCAAAACACCAGTTCGTCCGCTGGTTCGGACAGTACGCATGATGCACCGAACGATCATAACTTGGCATATAAGGTGTTATGCTTGTACTGTGACCGAAGTTTTAGCAGCCAAAAACTGATGATCAAACACACGGATCGCATTCATCGAATAGCAAAAGACCGCCGTAGCAGTGCCCGTGTACTGTCGACTACACTGAATGGATCGGATGTTTCAACTTGTTGCCACTTTTGCCATAAAAGCAAAACGCTAAATTTAGTGTCAGAAAATTTGCCAGAATTGTTCAGGCACCTGATCTCCGTACATTCTGATCGGTATTATGCGTGTGAGCATTGCACCTTACGTTTTACGAACGATGAGGCACGAGAAGCTCATATGGAAGCTTTACATCCGTCTACAAATAGCGGACGGCCAAAGTCGAAAGCAGCCCTTAAAGCTTTCAGCCATGGCCAAAATTGCACTCTTCACCACCCACAGCCAATCGTCAGCGTTGTAAACTGCAAAGCGTTCAAAACAACTACTGTTCCTCCTCCTGATGCAACCGAGCCTTCGTCAATGCCATTAGAGCTCAGTTCCAAAACGATGGATCGTCTTGTTCTAAATAACAGTGTAAACAATAGTAGTACCAAGGGTGAATCGGCAGTACAGAACATTTGTTTACGGTCCTCGCTGCGAAATGCTACCGCACTGGCAGCACAGAAAGATACTGAGAGTGGCAAATCAAAAACGAAGGCCTTCAAAAAGTCGGAGCGATTGTTAAGAAGGAATTCAGAACCTATGCTACTGTCACGGTTGGGCATTACACAGCACAGATTACCTCGTCAGAGCCGCCGGCTCCTGGCAGCAGCTTCAACTAATGCAAATGCTTCCCTGTTATCATCTGACACATTATCCGCATCTTCTACATTAGCAACGACCTCAATGACGGCTTCATGTTTGAGCAAATTTACGACAAAGAAGAAAGGCCTCATGTTGTCAAATGATGAAGTGCAGCCGGTACAAAATTGCTACAATAAAATTACTAAATTGAAAACGATCCGTTCTACACTGAGCACCACCTCGATGGCGCCGGTCGTTGATGAAACGACCATAGAAACGATTCAGGATTCAGGCAAAGCGTCAGGAAAAGGATCCGATGGTACAGCAAATGGCGGTACGGCAGTCACATCTACTGGACCAATTAGTGACCTTACGGGTGGATTGAATAACCGTGGAGCGATGAACAATAGTTCCCTTACCGCTAATAGTATTTGGGGTAGTAGCAGTACAGGCGGCATTAGTAGCAATGTATCCAATGGCAACACCCCTATGCCTGCAGCTAGTAGTGGCGTGTTTGACGAAGATTTCTATGAGACCGTCACACGAAATGTGAAAAACAATCTAAGTTGTCACTTGGACGGGAAATTGGAAGCACCTACACCCTGTGCACCGAGCCCGATGAGTCCAGTCTCTGTTGTACCGGCGGTACGTTCTACTGTCGTCAAGAGTCCCATATCAACGGATAGTAAAATTCACGAAGCGACCAACCTTCCTGCCGTCTCAGTGATGTTTCCTACGTTGCTAACTGTTGAACAGTATGGTACGGATATGAAGCCAACGACGAACACGGCGGCTGTGGCTTCCGTTGCATCTACGTCGTCggtgaaaacgaaaaaacctGTTACAAAAAACTCCTGGAAGTGGAAGTGGGACTTTGTGAAGAAATACAAATATGTAAACGAAAACGGACGAATCGTGAAGAAAATCAAGCAACCAACAATCGGTTTACGCGATCTCTCGAAGCTTGACATGTGGACACAATTAACCATGCGAACGAAACATGAGCTATTTCAGCATGGACGATCGAGTATTGATGATCAACGTCAAGAACATGCATCATCAGCCTCGCATTCTACTGCCAAAGCTGAGCCGTTGGTAATAGCGGAAGTAGGAGCCACCTTACGACATGAAAAACGGGCAATGGTTGAACAATTGGATCACATCCTCGATGCGCGTTTGTTACCGCATATAGATTTGGAGCAGAATGATCAACGCATCATAAAGATTGAACCCTCTGAAGAACTCATAACGAAGGAGGAGACCATGAATTCAAGCACAGAGCTAATGGACGATAAAGACGTGATCAGCGTACCTCCTGTGCAATGTTCGGCTCTCGTACCATGGTCAAACcattcaaacacacataacatgaataaaaattcGGATTTCCTGAACAATCTACAGCTAATACAGCTGAACAGGCACTATCAACATTCGCCTGTAGTGTTAAGTGGAGAGTGGGCCCGGCCTAGGTGTTACATTTGTTATGGCTGTGGCGCGAAATTTAACTCTCTAAAACAAGTAGAAGAACATAGAATCTTTCGCCATCCTCATGTGCACTCTACATTCTACGAAATCGTTGGTCGCGAGCTCATCGAGAAAAGATTGTACAAGCATTTTTTCATCCCTGTCATTGCATTGATGATGCATCGGATGCATTGTATGCGATTAGGCAATCCCGAGCGTATCATGAACAGCGCCATGATGCACGGCATGAATCCTCAACACGCAGGAGTCTGTAGAATAACTGTTggggaaattaaaaatgaagatTCTTCGTCGAACGAAGCTACCTCCTTTTCAACATCAACCAGcgcttcgtcgtcgtcgtcgtctcgACATTCTACGAACACTACGGTGACTACCCTAATGGATACTTGCTCCGACGCTATGAATGTCCTTACACAATGTTCCGCCCTTGCTATCGATGAGGACGACGAAGGAAATAGTGTTGGCCCAGTGATATGCAGTAAATGTCAAAAGGAATGCCAGAATCAGATCCTCTTGTACGCACACATTCTCCACTGTTCCAATGATTATGTGTGGTTACAGGCGAAAAAGCGCATGAAGTATCGTCGTGCAAAACGCAGAAGAGGTGGTAATCGGAGCGGTGCTAGTTGTGCCCCAACTATACTAACGATACCGCGAATGGTTCAACCTCAACAAAACGTAgtggaaaaaatgga